In one Amaranthus tricolor cultivar Red isolate AtriRed21 chromosome 8, ASM2621246v1, whole genome shotgun sequence genomic region, the following are encoded:
- the LOC130820482 gene encoding uncharacterized protein At4g19900-like, translating into MLGTLRTRRRYRYGVHMCAVTAALLLLLSVSLLYNRLTANQSKHFKDDRLASTNDSFSVDDPLLQDSDPELRATLSDDQIDELDIIDDDSKVSNEEEILRGLESEGEDNEPKIASGSSTGYYFDHVSQVIRRAFDGQSIDEFDRWEAHSTMFDVGRASDDNPSKVAFGSDDVPVDEEVRRKVLKVGSIEDALLIKKLDSHVSPLREGWAAWFDAKSVFLRKDRMFKSSLEMLNPLNNMHLQDPDGSGATGLTRGDKLVLKELLLNLKKNWPLRDSNIEADKANVNHSAKQIPVLKTS; encoded by the exons ATGCTTGGGACACTCCGTACAAGACGTCGTTACCGTTATGGCGTACATATGTGTGCAGTTACAGCAGCCTTGCTCCTCCTCCTTTCAGTCTCACTTCTTTATAACCGCCTCACCGCAAACCAAAGCAAACATTTTAAGGATGATAGACTTGCTTCCACTAATGACTCTTTTAGTGTTGATGACCCACTTCTTCAAGATTCTGATCCTGAACTCAGGGCTACATTGTCGGATGACCAAATTGATGAGCTTGACAtcattgatgatgactctaagGTTTCAAATGAAGAGGAGATCCTGAGGGGTCTTGAATCTGAAGGGGAGGATAATGAACCCAAGATTGCTTCCGGTTCATCTACTGGTTACTACTTTGATCATGTTTCTCAAGTAATTCGTCGTGCGTTTGATGGTCAATCCATTGATGAATTTGACCGTTGGGAGGCTCATTCTACAATGTTTGATGTTGGGCGTGCTTCTGATGACAATCCTAGTAAG GTAGCATTTGGTTCAGATGATGTACCTGTAGACGAGGAGGTAAGAAGGAAGGTGCTAAAAGTTGGCAGCATTGAGGATGCACTTCTAATTAAAAAATTGGATTCCCATGTTTCACCTTTGAGGGAGGGTTGGGCAGCTTGGTTTGATGCCAAGAGTGTTTTCCTGAGGAAAGATAGGATGTTCAAGTCCAGCTTGGAGATGTTAAACCCTCTGAACAATATGCATTTACAGGACCCTGATGGGTCCGGTGCAACTGGGCTGACTAGAGGAGATAAACTAGTGCTGAAGGAATTGCTCCtcaatttgaagaaaaattggccCTTGAGGGATTCCAACATTGAAGCAGACAAAGCTAATGTTAATCATTCCGCTAAACAAATACCTGTGCTTAAAACATCCTAG